Proteins from one Dama dama isolate Ldn47 chromosome 12, ASM3311817v1, whole genome shotgun sequence genomic window:
- the CELF6 gene encoding CUGBP Elav-like family member 6 isoform X5 has product MNRPIQVKPAASEGRGEDRKLFVGMLGKQQGEEDVRRLFQPFGHIEECTVLRSPDGTSKGCAFVKFGSQGEAQAAIQSLHGSRTMAGASSSLVVKLADTDRERALRRMQQMAGQLGAFHPAPLPLGACGAYTTAILQHQAALLAAAQGPGLGPVAAVAAQMQHVAAFSLVAAPLLPAAANSPPGGGPGTLPGLPAPIGVNGFGPLTPQTNGQPGSDSLYNNGLSPYPAQSPGVADPLQQAYAGMHHYAAAYPSAYAPVSTTFPQQPSALPQQQREGPEGCNLFIYHLPQEFGDAELIQTFLPFGAVVSAKVFVDRATNQSKCFGFVSFDNPTSAQTAIQAMNGFQIGMKRLKVQLKRPKDANRPY; this is encoded by the exons ATGAATCGTCCTATCCAAGTGAAGCCGGCTGCCAGTGAGGGCCGAGGAG AGGACCGAAAGCTGTTTGTGGGTATGCTGGGCAAGCAGCAGGGTGAGGAGGACGTCAGACGCCTATTCCAGCCCTTCGGCCACATCGAGGAGTGCACCGTCTTGCGGAGCCCTGATGGCACTAGTAAAG GCTGTGCCTTTGTGAAGTTCGGGAGTCAAGGGGAAGCTCAGGCAGCCATCCAGAGTCTGCACGGCAGCCGGACAATGGCG GGCGCCTCGTCCAGCCTCGTGGTCAAGCTGGCAGACACGGACCGCGAGCGCGCACTGCGGCGGATGCAGCAAATGGCGGGCCAGCTGGGTGCCTTCCACCCGGCGCCGCTGCCGCTCGGGGCCTGCGGAGCCTATACCACCGCG ATCCTGCAGCACCAGGCGGCCCTGCTGGCGGCGGCGCAGGGCCCGGGCCTCGGCCCAGTGGCGGCAGTGGCTGCCCAGATGCAGCACGTGGCGGCCTTCAGCCTGGTAGCAGCGCCGCTCTTGCCCGCGGCAG CCAACTCCCCTCCTGGCGGTGGCCCGGGCACGCTTCCGGGTCTCCCGGCGCCCATCGGCGTCAATGGATTCGGTCCCCTGACTCCCCAGACCAACGGGCAACCAGGCTCGGACAGTCTCTACAATAACGGGCTCTCTCCTTACCCAG cccagagtccCGGCGTGGCTGACCCCCTGCAGCAGGCCTACGCTGGGATGCACCACTACGCAG CAGCCTATCCGTCGGCCTATGCCCCAGTGAGCACAACTTTTCCCCAGCAGCCTTCAGCCTTGCCCCAGCAGCAAAGAGAAG GCCCGGAAGGCTGTAACCTCTTCATCTATCACCTGCCTCAGGAGTTTGGTGATGCAGAACTCATCCAGACATTCCTGCCCTTTGGAGCCGTTGTCTCTGCCAAAGTCTTTGTGGATCGTGCCACAAACCAGAGCAAGTGTTTTG GGTTTGTTAGCTTTGACAATCCAACCAGTGCCCAGACAGCTATTCAGGCCATGAATGGCTTTCAGATTGGCATGAAGAGGCTCAAGGTTCAGCTGAAGAGGCCCAAGGATGCTAACCGGCCTTATTGA